From the Carettochelys insculpta isolate YL-2023 chromosome 27, ASM3395843v1, whole genome shotgun sequence genome, one window contains:
- the RNF126 gene encoding E3 ubiquitin-protein ligase RNF126 isoform X2: MAEASPQPGRYFCHCCAAEIAPRLPDYICPRCESGFIEELPEEPRNAENGSSSSASTSDQSRHPFENVDQPLFTLPQGYGQFAFGIFDDSFEFPAFGSGGQSEDNRDSENRREREHQSRHRYGARQPRARLTARRAAGRHEGVPTLEGIIQQLVNGIIAPTTIPNLGLGPWGVLHSNPMDYAWGANGLDAIITQLLNQFENTGPPPADKEKIQALPTVQITEEHVGSGLECPVCKEDYTLGENVRQLPCNHLFHNGCIVPWLEQHDTCPVCRKSLSGQNTATNPPGLTGMNFSSSSSSSSSSSPSNENSSNNS, translated from the exons atggCGGAGGCTTCCCCGCAGCCGGGTCGGTATTTCTGCCACTGCTGCGCGGCCGAGATCGCTCCGCGCCTGCCg GATTATATTTGCCCAAGGTGTGAATCTGGGTTTATTGAAGAACTTCCCGAGGAGCCCAG GAATGCTGAGAACGGTTCCAGCTCTTCCGCGTCCACCAGTGATCAGAGCAGGCATCCATTCGAG AATGTGGATCAGCCCTTattcaccttgccccagggctatGGCCAGTTTGCCTTTGGGATTTTTGATGACAGCTTTGAGTTTCCTGCCTTTGGCTCCGGAGGCCAATCTGAAGACAACAGGGACTCAGAGAACCGGCGGGAGAGAGAGCATCAGTCTCGGCACAGATATGGCGCAAGGCAGCCCCGAGCCCGGCTCACAGCACGGCGTGCCGCTGGCAGGCACGAGGGAGTCCCGACGCTAGAAGG AATTATACAGCAGCTGGTCAATGGCATTATTGCACCTACGACAATACCAAACCTAGGACTAGGCCCTTG GGGAGTCTTGCATTCAAATCCTATGGACTATGCTTGGGGTGCCAATGGCTTGGATGCAATTATTACACAG TTATTAAATCAATTTGAAAATACTGGGCCGCCTCCAGCAGACAAAGAGAAGATCCAAGCCCTCCCCACCGTTCAGATAACAGAGGAACACGTAG GTTCTGGGCTTGAGTGTCCCGTATGTAAAGAGGATTACACACTTGGTGAAAATGTACGGCAATTACCCTGCAATCATCTATTCCACAATGGCTGTATAGTCCCCTGGCTGGAACAG CACGACACGTGTCCCGTGTGCCGGAAAAGTTTAAGTGGACAAAATACTGCCACCAATCCCCCAGGACTCACAGGGATGAATTTCTCCTCGTCGTcgtcttcctcttcctccagctcaCCAAGTAACGAAAACTCGTCAAATAACTCatga
- the RNF126 gene encoding E3 ubiquitin-protein ligase RNF126 isoform X1 yields MAEASPQPGRYFCHCCAAEIAPRLPDYICPRCESGFIEELPEEPRNAENGSSSSASTSDQSRHPFENVDQPLFTLPQGYGQFAFGIFDDSFEFPAFGSGGQSEDNRDSENRREREHQSRHRYGARQPRARLTARRAAGRHEGVPTLEGIIQQLVNGIIAPTTIPNLGLGPWGVLHSNPMDYAWGANGLDAIITQLLNQFENTGPPPADKEKIQALPTVQITEEHVGSGLECPVCKEDYTLGENVRQLPCNHLFHNGCIVPWLEQHDTCPVCRKSLSGQNTATNPPGLTGMNFSSSSSSSSSSSPILPSCHPECRVLAAGLELHQPPS; encoded by the exons atggCGGAGGCTTCCCCGCAGCCGGGTCGGTATTTCTGCCACTGCTGCGCGGCCGAGATCGCTCCGCGCCTGCCg GATTATATTTGCCCAAGGTGTGAATCTGGGTTTATTGAAGAACTTCCCGAGGAGCCCAG GAATGCTGAGAACGGTTCCAGCTCTTCCGCGTCCACCAGTGATCAGAGCAGGCATCCATTCGAG AATGTGGATCAGCCCTTattcaccttgccccagggctatGGCCAGTTTGCCTTTGGGATTTTTGATGACAGCTTTGAGTTTCCTGCCTTTGGCTCCGGAGGCCAATCTGAAGACAACAGGGACTCAGAGAACCGGCGGGAGAGAGAGCATCAGTCTCGGCACAGATATGGCGCAAGGCAGCCCCGAGCCCGGCTCACAGCACGGCGTGCCGCTGGCAGGCACGAGGGAGTCCCGACGCTAGAAGG AATTATACAGCAGCTGGTCAATGGCATTATTGCACCTACGACAATACCAAACCTAGGACTAGGCCCTTG GGGAGTCTTGCATTCAAATCCTATGGACTATGCTTGGGGTGCCAATGGCTTGGATGCAATTATTACACAG TTATTAAATCAATTTGAAAATACTGGGCCGCCTCCAGCAGACAAAGAGAAGATCCAAGCCCTCCCCACCGTTCAGATAACAGAGGAACACGTAG GTTCTGGGCTTGAGTGTCCCGTATGTAAAGAGGATTACACACTTGGTGAAAATGTACGGCAATTACCCTGCAATCATCTATTCCACAATGGCTGTATAGTCCCCTGGCTGGAACAG CACGACACGTGTCCCGTGTGCCGGAAAAGTTTAAGTGGACAAAATACTGCCACCAATCCCCCAGGACTCACAGGGATGAATTTCTCCTCGTCGTcgtcttcctcttcctccagctcaCCAA TCCTGCCCTCCTGTCACCCTGAATGCAGAGTGTTGGCTGCAGGACTGGAATTGCACCAACCGCCATCGTGA